A genomic window from Levilactobacillus yonginensis includes:
- a CDS encoding phage portal protein gives MAETNDPQAHGMSLPWPDRKSIYMLRGGSRFGFDANQDYQMPAGEWNAIKANPDAIKPILSWFVNDHYTNQLPRLLTLERYYQAENDIHFWRSDKAPDRADNRITSGLPRYITDQKVGYQFGNPLKFAYSDPDNPDDSGEDIVNAIAAFNDAVDEPYHEKVMSKNLNNTGRAYELTYVKQGTNDLALRAIDPAHCFVVYDTTIDLNSLFAVRYYMVNFMKTTTYYIEVYTDSMVYYFTSTDSPNGEYTLTEQSPHFFGTVPITEYKLNDERLGAWEPKLDEIDAYDKSISEMANSQEDFNNAILVISGDVDDDDDLDDAEPLTNADGEQITNSNGDPIYKVDRVDPDKRILFLKPRLIDNIGGAPTVIQTSAEYLTKELNAQGWQTYNDRLLADIHKDTNTPDVTDQNFAANASGVAMSYKLWGSDQERATQQSLYTRGIKRRIRLLAAYWAKTSLIKYTDEAEHVNPSYTPNLPKNDNEIITNAALLLKTGAISNQTFWEAVESATGVKPDGEEKRMKDQKAQDKQDGLDYMDKIDGSDQDKAQGGVSDGEDDSDRPTGGTANKPAPKLGQTI, from the coding sequence ATGGCGGAAACGAATGATCCACAAGCCCATGGCATGTCTTTACCGTGGCCTGATCGTAAGAGTATCTACATGCTTCGTGGTGGCTCACGCTTTGGATTCGATGCTAACCAAGATTATCAAATGCCAGCTGGTGAATGGAATGCCATCAAAGCTAACCCAGACGCTATCAAGCCGATTCTTTCCTGGTTCGTTAACGACCATTACACCAACCAGCTTCCACGCTTGCTGACCCTCGAACGCTATTATCAGGCTGAAAATGACATTCACTTCTGGCGATCAGACAAGGCTCCTGACCGGGCTGACAACCGCATCACATCTGGTTTGCCACGGTACATTACGGACCAAAAGGTAGGCTATCAGTTTGGAAACCCACTAAAGTTTGCGTACAGTGACCCCGATAATCCTGACGACAGCGGAGAAGACATTGTGAACGCCATTGCGGCATTCAATGACGCGGTAGATGAGCCTTATCACGAGAAGGTGATGAGCAAGAACCTCAACAACACGGGCCGAGCGTACGAGTTGACCTACGTCAAACAGGGAACCAATGACTTAGCTTTGCGCGCTATTGATCCGGCCCACTGTTTTGTTGTATATGACACGACGATAGACCTAAACTCGTTGTTTGCCGTGCGTTATTACATGGTCAATTTCATGAAGACTACGACTTACTATATCGAAGTATATACGGATAGCATGGTCTACTACTTCACCAGCACGGATAGCCCGAACGGTGAGTACACGTTGACCGAACAGTCGCCACATTTCTTCGGCACGGTTCCAATCACCGAGTACAAGCTCAACGACGAGCGACTGGGTGCATGGGAGCCCAAGCTGGACGAGATTGACGCTTACGACAAGTCCATTTCCGAGATGGCAAACAGCCAGGAGGATTTCAATAACGCCATTTTGGTCATCTCCGGAGACGTGGATGACGATGACGACCTTGACGACGCGGAGCCGCTGACGAATGCTGACGGGGAGCAGATCACTAATTCAAATGGAGACCCCATCTACAAAGTTGACCGTGTCGACCCTGATAAGCGAATCTTGTTCTTAAAGCCGCGACTTATCGACAACATCGGCGGCGCCCCGACTGTGATTCAGACCTCAGCCGAGTATTTGACTAAGGAGCTTAACGCTCAGGGTTGGCAGACGTACAACGACCGATTACTTGCTGATATTCATAAGGACACTAACACACCAGATGTTACAGACCAAAACTTCGCGGCTAACGCCAGTGGTGTGGCCATGTCCTACAAGCTGTGGGGTTCTGACCAAGAACGGGCGACACAACAATCCTTATATACTCGGGGAATTAAGCGTCGAATCCGTTTGCTGGCCGCCTATTGGGCGAAGACGTCACTTATCAAGTACACAGACGAGGCTGAGCACGTCAACCCTAGCTATACGCCTAATCTACCGAAGAACGATAACGAAATCATTACGAACGCGGCCTTATTGCTAAAGACCGGTGCTATATCTAACCAGACGTTCTGGGAAGCGGTCGAATCAGCTACCGGGGTCAAACCTGATGGTGAAGAGAAGCGCATGAAAGACCAGAAGGCCCAGGACAAACAGGATGGATTAGATTACATGGATAAGATTGATGGCTCCGACCAAGATAAAGCTCAAGGTGGTGTAAGCGATGGCGAAGACGACAGTGACCGACCAACAGGAGGAACAGCGAATAAGCCAGCTCCTAAGCTCGGACAAACGATTTAA
- a CDS encoding DUF4355 domain-containing protein: protein MLNRILQHQFYDAPDDNNGGQHDDHQPDDGKKPVDPDPDDKPGDDNDHKVPAKDQRKIRQDAVNQFKNSDEFKQMIAETMAEGEKRAKMSADEKAEADRKAQEERDQQERDKFHREQAHFYAQQELANRKLPATFADYIADQDHDTMVANADAFEKSFTDAVHAETLKRMQGDQTPAAGTQTPGATVTQKDWDAMSFTDQYTLMQKNPELAKQFTK from the coding sequence ATGCTAAATCGCATTTTGCAACACCAATTCTATGACGCTCCGGACGACAACAATGGCGGCCAACACGATGACCACCAGCCGGATGATGGTAAGAAACCAGTTGACCCAGATCCAGACGACAAGCCTGGTGATGACAATGACCACAAGGTTCCAGCTAAGGACCAGCGCAAGATTCGGCAGGACGCGGTCAACCAATTCAAGAACTCCGATGAGTTCAAACAAATGATTGCCGAAACAATGGCTGAGGGCGAAAAGCGGGCCAAAATGTCCGCCGATGAAAAGGCTGAGGCCGACCGCAAGGCACAGGAAGAACGAGACCAGCAGGAACGAGACAAGTTCCACCGGGAACAAGCTCATTTTTACGCACAACAAGAGCTTGCCAATCGTAAATTGCCCGCTACGTTTGCCGATTACATCGCCGATCAAGACCACGACACCATGGTGGCCAACGCTGATGCCTTCGAGAAGTCCTTCACTGATGCGGTTCACGCCGAAACGTTGAAACGAATGCAAGGAGACCAAACGCCAGCGGCTGGTACTCAAACACCCGGTGCAACAGTCACACAAAAGGACTGGGACGCTATGAGTTTTACGGATCAATACACGTTGATGCAAAAGAATCCTGAGTTGGCAAAACAGTTTACGAAATAG
- a CDS encoding replication protein — MADNFTQLAGMLQSPLFGQNVINESTKTNRFLASGILTPDAQFGAHLLDSTEDYMTLPFTNDLAGDPDPWTDLADIEVSNVTTGKQRAMRMRLVKAFGYTDIAQEFSVSNPANVIAANFSDFWARAEQKMLVQMLAGVFSNTDIATAKLFDDSAKQFGPRGFLATIGLLGDLQDQTFSKIAVNSSAYSEMKAQQMIDTAKPNEAVGPFGNYNGMQIVVDDDLPLDENGVATSYIFGNGSVGYSVANPASSTEVEREARKNGGRTNVINRRVETMHVMGTSVVPSFHSAGQTVTMAELASPDTWEVVKDVDPRNIKVVAYKAKVSTEFLPKKKASSGSGSGSGTTTGK, encoded by the coding sequence TTGGCAGATAATTTCACACAACTGGCCGGCATGCTTCAATCACCATTGTTTGGTCAGAACGTCATTAACGAGTCCACCAAGACTAACCGATTCTTAGCGTCTGGTATTTTGACACCAGATGCACAGTTTGGTGCTCATTTACTGGATTCCACAGAGGATTACATGACTTTGCCATTCACCAATGATTTAGCCGGCGATCCTGATCCATGGACTGATTTGGCCGATATCGAGGTAAGCAACGTCACGACTGGTAAGCAACGTGCTATGCGAATGCGGCTAGTTAAGGCGTTTGGCTACACTGATATTGCACAAGAATTCTCAGTATCTAACCCTGCAAATGTTATTGCAGCAAACTTTAGTGACTTCTGGGCTCGTGCAGAACAAAAAATGTTAGTGCAAATGTTGGCCGGTGTTTTTTCAAATACGGATATTGCCACAGCCAAGTTATTTGACGATTCAGCCAAGCAATTCGGTCCCCGTGGTTTCTTGGCAACCATCGGTCTATTAGGTGACTTGCAAGACCAAACGTTTAGCAAGATTGCCGTTAATTCCAGTGCTTATTCGGAAATGAAGGCACAACAGATGATTGATACAGCTAAGCCAAATGAAGCTGTTGGTCCTTTCGGAAACTATAATGGCATGCAGATCGTTGTCGATGACGACTTGCCACTGGATGAAAACGGAGTGGCCACTAGTTACATTTTTGGTAATGGATCAGTTGGCTACTCCGTGGCCAACCCAGCTAGTTCTACCGAAGTTGAACGAGAAGCCCGCAAGAATGGTGGTCGTACCAATGTCATTAACCGGCGTGTTGAAACCATGCACGTTATGGGAACATCGGTGGTTCCTAGCTTCCATTCAGCAGGTCAAACAGTCACCATGGCCGAACTGGCGTCGCCAGATACTTGGGAAGTCGTCAAGGATGTTGATCCACGGAACATCAAGGTTGTGGCATATAAGGCTAAGGTATCAACCGAATTCTTGCCTAAGAAGAAGGCATCTAGTGGTTCTGGGTCAGGTTCTGGAACAACTACAGGTAAATAA